One stretch of Pigmentiphaga aceris DNA includes these proteins:
- the rng gene encoding ribonuclease G: protein MTEDILINITPYETRVAVVLQGAVQELHIERSAQKGFVGNVYLGKVVRVLPGMQSAFIDIGLERAAFLHIADIRENRQERSTNHAITPIEKLLFEGQTLMVQVIKDPIGTKGARLSTQISVAGRMLVYLPHDPHIGISQRIESEAERTQLRERLQKMMPEDEKGGFIVRTQAEEATDDELAADVAYLRKLWASMQKQARVKGAPHPLHTDITLAQRVLRDLVSAETTSIHVDSRENFAMLTAWAREYTPSVTERLVHYTGERPLFELYNVDEEISRALSRRVELKSGGYIIVDQTEALTTIDVNTGGFVGGRNFDDTIFKTNLEAGQAIARQLRLRNLGGIVILDFIDMDNVEHRDAVLAELRRALTRDRTRMTVNGFTQLGLVEMTRKRTRESLSHLLCESCPTCQGRGNIRTARTVCYEILREVLREARQFNPKEFRVLASQSVVDLFLEEESQNLAMLGDFIGKPVTLQVETIYSQEQYDIVLM, encoded by the coding sequence ATGACTGAAGACATTCTGATCAATATCACCCCCTACGAGACCCGGGTGGCTGTGGTGCTGCAAGGCGCAGTGCAGGAACTGCACATCGAGCGCAGCGCCCAGAAAGGGTTTGTTGGCAACGTGTATCTGGGCAAGGTGGTTCGTGTGCTGCCCGGCATGCAAAGCGCGTTCATCGACATTGGCCTGGAACGTGCCGCGTTCCTGCACATTGCCGACATCCGCGAGAACCGCCAGGAACGCAGCACCAACCACGCAATCACGCCGATTGAAAAGCTGCTGTTCGAAGGGCAGACATTGATGGTGCAAGTCATCAAGGACCCGATCGGCACCAAGGGTGCGCGCCTGTCCACGCAGATCAGCGTGGCCGGCCGCATGCTGGTGTACTTGCCGCATGACCCGCACATCGGGATTTCGCAGCGCATCGAATCGGAAGCCGAACGCACGCAGTTGCGCGAACGCTTGCAGAAGATGATGCCGGAGGACGAGAAAGGCGGCTTCATCGTCCGTACCCAGGCCGAAGAAGCCACCGACGACGAGCTTGCTGCCGACGTGGCCTACCTGCGCAAGCTGTGGGCAAGCATGCAGAAGCAGGCACGCGTGAAAGGGGCACCGCACCCGCTGCACACCGACATCACCTTGGCGCAGCGCGTATTGCGCGACTTGGTCAGCGCCGAGACCACGTCGATTCACGTGGATTCGCGCGAGAACTTCGCCATGTTGACGGCCTGGGCGCGTGAATACACGCCGTCGGTTACCGAACGCCTGGTGCATTACACCGGTGAACGCCCGCTGTTCGAGTTGTACAACGTCGATGAAGAGATCAGCCGCGCACTGTCGCGCCGGGTGGAGCTGAAATCCGGCGGCTACATCATCGTGGACCAGACCGAAGCGCTGACCACGATCGATGTGAATACGGGCGGGTTCGTTGGCGGCCGCAATTTCGACGACACCATTTTCAAGACCAATCTGGAAGCCGGGCAAGCCATTGCGCGTCAACTGCGCCTGCGCAATCTGGGCGGCATTGTCATTCTCGATTTCATCGACATGGACAATGTCGAGCACCGCGATGCGGTATTGGCAGAATTGCGCCGGGCACTGACCCGCGACCGCACCCGCATGACGGTCAACGGGTTCACCCAGCTTGGCCTGGTGGAGATGACACGCAAGCGCACTCGCGAGTCCTTGTCGCACTTGCTGTGTGAGTCCTGCCCCACCTGCCAGGGCCGGGGCAATATCCGCACGGCACGCACCGTCTGCTACGAGATTTTGCGGGAAGTGCTGCGCGAAGCCCGCCAGTTCAACCCGAAGGAATTCCGCGTGCTGGCGTCGCAGTCGGTGGTGGATCTGTTCCTGGAAGAAGAAAGCCAGAACCTGGCAATGCTGGGGGACTTCATCGGCAAACCGGTGACCCTGCAAGTCGAGACGATCTATTCGCAGGAACAGTACGACATCGTGCTGATGTAG
- a CDS encoding DUF4142 domain-containing protein has translation MRYRTLAAAGLICLGVLSAPVSAQAPAGKTVASAPAGKQLGTSDKNFLDESLASGLAAVEASKLILTKTANPKIKTFAERMIKDQGALNDEIGALATLKGSTPVTEPSVLQRTQLKALGALEGEEADKMYVQQIGVISQQNNLLSFQNTSAKADDPEIKAFAKSRVSGFQDRLNMARALGKSDHGM, from the coding sequence ATGCGCTATCGCACTTTGGCCGCCGCCGGCCTGATCTGTCTGGGTGTGTTGTCTGCGCCCGTATCGGCACAAGCGCCTGCAGGCAAGACGGTTGCCTCGGCACCTGCTGGCAAGCAGCTTGGCACGTCCGACAAGAATTTTCTGGATGAAAGCCTGGCCTCCGGCTTGGCGGCTGTCGAAGCCAGCAAGCTGATTCTGACCAAGACCGCGAATCCCAAGATCAAGACGTTCGCAGAGCGGATGATCAAGGATCAGGGCGCGTTGAATGACGAGATCGGCGCCCTGGCAACGCTCAAGGGTAGTACGCCGGTCACGGAACCCAGCGTGTTGCAACGCACGCAGTTGAAAGCGCTGGGTGCCTTGGAGGGTGAGGAGGCGGACAAGATGTATGTCCAGCAGATCGGTGTGATTTCCCAACAGAACAATCTGTTGAGCTTCCAGAACACCAGTGCAAAAGCGGACGACCCGGAAATCAAAGCCTTTGCCAAAAGCAGGGTGTCGGGCTTTCAGGATCGGCTGAATATGGCCCGTGCTTTGGGTAAGTCAGACCACGGGATGTAA
- the bcsP gene encoding cellulose biosynthesis protein BcsP: MKTTTESDIPELFRQFSGNSANYQELTRAAAARASQARWPLLSAVELEQGDIPAVIDRETGRTVLETAPTKPDAALAEPVVSVVPAVPAVAAEPEFAVLTEVIPEAPPTTGEILALASDDGVTLTNDEILALTDIDAPPAAPEPITVPGTNTIFMAPAPFSARHFAQVERALAARREAALNELAAEPERAEDVVAGDVGTVEAAADTLATGEAMADEPIVLKPQFVAPLIETPPAVAADAELPPFALAAPVEAPAETPVAAVSPVVTPVVIPVVIPAVIPAATPAITPTAPVTAAPIAETPVKSSPLKPLTLRPAVARTPVADTPAIHTPAASNPVFASPAPVVPASLFTPAAVAPAPVPLAPIAAPAPVATPPLATRPALPRKTMPAIPSTPAQAVQAAPSTPAPTVPVAAPQTAPADGEAAVKHAGLKPLFDRLAAPEETTTPVMSLFTRLLKS; the protein is encoded by the coding sequence ATGAAGACCACGACAGAAAGCGATATTCCCGAGTTGTTCCGCCAGTTCAGCGGCAATTCGGCCAATTACCAGGAGCTCACGCGAGCCGCTGCCGCGCGCGCCTCGCAAGCGCGCTGGCCGCTGCTGTCTGCCGTCGAACTGGAACAAGGCGATATTCCTGCCGTGATCGATCGGGAAACCGGTCGCACGGTGCTGGAAACCGCGCCGACCAAACCGGACGCAGCGCTTGCAGAGCCTGTGGTGTCTGTTGTTCCAGCCGTGCCAGCCGTGGCCGCGGAACCTGAATTTGCCGTGCTTACCGAGGTGATTCCAGAAGCACCGCCCACGACGGGTGAGATCCTGGCGCTGGCAAGCGATGACGGCGTGACGCTGACCAACGATGAAATTCTGGCGCTGACCGACATCGACGCCCCGCCCGCCGCCCCCGAGCCGATCACCGTGCCCGGTACCAATACCATCTTCATGGCTCCGGCCCCCTTCAGCGCGCGCCATTTTGCTCAGGTGGAACGCGCACTGGCGGCGCGTCGTGAGGCGGCGCTGAATGAACTGGCGGCAGAGCCTGAGCGTGCTGAAGACGTGGTCGCTGGCGACGTCGGGACTGTTGAAGCAGCGGCTGATACGCTGGCGACTGGTGAAGCGATGGCTGATGAGCCAATCGTGCTCAAACCGCAGTTTGTCGCGCCGCTGATCGAAACACCGCCTGCTGTTGCCGCTGATGCGGAACTGCCCCCATTCGCATTGGCCGCACCGGTTGAGGCCCCGGCTGAAACCCCGGTTGCCGCTGTCAGTCCGGTGGTTACGCCGGTTGTGATCCCTGTTGTGATCCCAGCGGTGATCCCGGCCGCAACCCCGGCCATCACGCCCACGGCTCCCGTTACGGCTGCACCGATCGCGGAAACGCCGGTGAAAAGCTCACCGCTCAAGCCGCTGACGCTTCGCCCGGCTGTTGCCAGAACGCCTGTAGCGGACACGCCTGCAATCCACACCCCGGCAGCAAGCAATCCCGTCTTCGCAAGCCCTGCCCCGGTTGTGCCTGCGTCCCTGTTTACCCCTGCCGCGGTTGCACCGGCACCAGTGCCCCTTGCCCCCATCGCCGCGCCCGCCCCCGTTGCCACCCCGCCCTTGGCAACTCGCCCTGCCCTGCCCCGCAAGACCATGCCCGCAATACCCTCGACCCCAGCTCAAGCCGTGCAAGCCGCCCCAAGTACCCCCGCACCGACGGTGCCGGTTGCCGCGCCGCAAACAGCGCCTGCCGACGGCGAGGCTGCTGTCAAACATGCCGGCTTGAAGCCGCTGTTCGACCGCCTGGCCGCGCCCGAA
- the bcsD gene encoding cellulose biosynthesis protein BcsD gives MADTNAALEYFAARQCPEQWKGFLNATAAELASHFGPDELRLVMHGIGSRFAAEIELPDSNTVPAMEAAMSAVWQKLNWGWVELGEEAGSLQLVHHCSPLMAAFGAEALNWTPAFLEGAYQQWFVQLGASDVLRVRQVSPAEPQAGIVFSFGK, from the coding sequence GTGGCCGACACGAACGCTGCGCTTGAATATTTTGCTGCCCGCCAATGCCCAGAGCAATGGAAGGGTTTTCTGAACGCCACTGCGGCAGAACTCGCCAGCCATTTCGGCCCGGATGAACTGCGCCTGGTGATGCACGGCATTGGCAGCCGCTTCGCCGCCGAGATCGAATTGCCCGACAGCAATACTGTGCCGGCCATGGAAGCCGCCATGAGTGCGGTCTGGCAAAAACTAAATTGGGGTTGGGTGGAACTCGGCGAGGAAGCTGGTTCCTTACAGCTTGTCCACCACTGTTCCCCGCTGATGGCCGCTTTTGGCGCAGAGGCACTGAACTGGACCCCGGCCTTCCTTGAAGGCGCTTATCAGCAATGGTTTGTTCAGTTGGGGGCGAGCGACGTGTTGCGCGTTCGGCAGGTTTCGCCGGCCGAGCCACAGGCAGGCATCGTATTCAGCTTCGGCAAGTGA